A single Populus nigra chromosome 13, ddPopNigr1.1, whole genome shotgun sequence DNA region contains:
- the LOC133671378 gene encoding cytochrome P450 81C13-like: protein MLTKNLSFTMDYMYYCLAFFLSSFLLFKLVFQRSRNLPPSPFGFPIIGHLHLVSKPPMHKVLAILSNKCGPVFTLKLGSRNIVAVCSLSAAEECFIKNDIVFANRPQSIFVHYWSYNYAAFLFAPYGHLWRALRRFSVTELFSRSCLDRSTAITEEVRTLVRLILSKVSDDGAKKVDLNYFFTVTSLNVIMKMNAGKKWVEEEKAACIDSGKQCIEDVQKIFPSNPATPLLDFFPYLKWFGYKGEEESVIKVYKERDEFLQGLIEEVKRKETSSVTSNPAEGVKDQTTVIGSLLALQKSDPELYTDEVVKGTMATLYLAGVDTVDFTTEWAMTFLLNHPERLERVKAEIDREVGQERLVQESDLPKLRYVRCIVNETLRLYPPAPLLLPHAPSEDCIVGGYKIPRGTIVMVNAWAIHRDPKLWEDPEGFKPERFEGLNNEGEKQGFIPFGIGRRACPGNHMAMRRVMLALAALIQCFEWERVGQQLVDMSIVDALISVQKAKPLEAFCTPRPFTTTLISPP, encoded by the exons ATGCTTACAAAGAATTTGTCCTTCACCATGGACTACATGTACTACTGCCTTGCTTTCTTCCTCTCCAGCTTTCTTCTATTCAAACTTGTATTCCAACGTTCCCGCAACTTACCACCAAGTCCTTTCGGTTTTCCGATCATAGGCCATCTCCACCTTGTCTCGAAGCCACCAATGCATAAAGTGCTAGCAATTCTTTCAAATAAATGCGGTCCAGTTTTTACTCTTAAATTAGGCAGCAGAAACATTGTTGCTGTTTGTTCTTTATCAGCTGCTGAAGAATGTTTCATCAAGAATGATATAGTTTTTGCCAACAGGCCTCAGAGCATATTTGTCCATTATTGGAGCTACAACTACGCTGCCTTTTTATTCGCTCCGTATGGCCATCTCTGGCGGGCTCTGAGGCGTTTCTCGGTCACTGAACTGTTTTCTCGAAGCTGCCTCGATAGGTCTACTGCCATTACCGAAGAAGTCCGCACCCTTGTCCGCCTGATTCTGTCCAAAGTCTCTGATGATGGAGCCAAGAAGGTGGACTTGAATTATTTCTTCACAGTCACCTCTCTCAATGTAATTATGAAGATGAATGCTGGAAAGAAGTGGGTGGAAGAGGAGAAAGCTGCCTGTATCGATTCAGGAAAGCAGTGTATTGAGGATGTCCAAAAGATATTCCCTTCAAATCCAGCGACCCCcttgttggatttttttccaTATTTGAAATGGTTTGGGTACAAGGGGGAGGAGGAGAGTGTGATAAAGGTGTACAAAGAGAGGGATGAATTCTTGCAGGGCTTGATAGAAGAGGTGAAACGAAAGGAAACAAGTTCAGTTACAAGTAATCCTGCTGAAGGAGTGAAGGATCAGACAACTGTGATTGGAAGTCTATTGGCCCTCCAAAAATCAGACCCTGAATTGTATACGGATGAAGTTGTCAAGGGTACCATGGCG ACACTCTATTTGGCAGGAGTAGATACAGTAGATTTCACTACGGAATGGGCAATGACATTTCTGCTGAACCATCCAGAGAGATTAGAGAGGGTGAAAGCGGAGATTGACAGGGAAGTCGGACAGGAGCGCCTGGTACAAGAGTCTGATCTTCCCAAGCTAAGATATGTCCGTTGTATCGTTAATGAGACCCTTCGTTTGTATCCTCCAGCCCCACTTTTGCTGCCTCACGCACCATCTGAAGACTGCATCGTAGGTGGATACAAGATACCACGAGGCACGATTGTGATGGTGAATGCATGGGCCATACATAGGGATCCCAAGTTGTGGGAAGATCCTGAGGGCTTCAAGCCGGAGAGATTTGAAGGTCTTAATAATGAAGGGGAAAAACAAGGATTCATCCCTTTCGGTATTGGGAGAAGGGCTTGCCCTGGAAATCACATGGCCATGCGCAGGGTGATGTTGGCATTGGCTGCGCTTATTCAGTGCTTTGAATGGGAAAGAGTCGGGCAGCAACTGGTAGATATGAGCATAGTAGATGCTCTTATCTCTGTACAAAAGGCTAAGCCTTTGGAGGCTTTTTGTACTCCTCGTCCTTTCACAACTACTCTCATCTCTCCACCCTAA